A window from Populus trichocarpa isolate Nisqually-1 chromosome 3, P.trichocarpa_v4.1, whole genome shotgun sequence encodes these proteins:
- the LOC18097272 gene encoding IRK-interacting protein: MAAAAVQSLQNHDNTNQEVGRQEIQAAIAKAVELRALHAALMLGNSPANLRLPSSSPVSRSVPYFSAQDYPVFTPSYEDEPLPGHHQILTKSRTLSGSWDEFGLEAGSGLESVLSDYKKEDSSSRKGIPSGMSNLESNICPAEDLKSVTSSSANNITVLRASPGAECHKSCRRNSLGDFKTISSCNRCKPATITTESEKVTRNSKHSNIVVPLTDSHSSLQSQPKNRGVMSWLFPKLKKKHKNESSPNRTESEEVSQILKDLGMLSIETLKRELMEANEHRDAALMEVAEMKSSLGDLRHKLEYLESYCEELKKALRQSTLAKDSLVVEKLGNFPNRGKSTDGNGENLMPVSEDAMVEGFLQIVSEARLSVKQFCKTLVGQIEETDSTLMDNLNLLLQPHKLSLNSRYSKAVLYHLEAVINQSLYQDFENSVFQKNGSPKNLDPNQDRQAQFSSFVALRNLSWSEVLRKGTKYYSEEFSKFCDQKMSSIITTMNWTRPWPEQLLQAFFVAAKCIWLLHLLAFSFNPPLGILRVEENRSFDSHFMEDMFTDRQRSLGPSRVKIMVMPGFYVQDRVLRCKVLCRHKSVP; this comes from the exons atggctgctgctgctgttcaAAGCTTACAAAACCATGACAACACCAACCAGGAAGTTGGTAGACAAGAAATACAAGCAGCCATTGCTAAAGCAGTGGAGCTTAGAGCTTTACATGCTGCTTTAATGCTAGGAAACAGCCCCGCCAATCTCAGACTCCCATCTTCTTCCCCTGTTTCACGCTCTGTTCCGTACTTCTCCGCTCAAGATTACCCTGTTTTTACTCCT agttatgaAGATGAACCGTTACCAGGACATCATCAGATTCTGACAAAATCAAGAACACTATCAGGAAGTTGGGATGAGTTTGGCCTAGAGGCAGGAAGTGGCCTTGAAAGTGTTTTATCAGATTATAAGAAGGAGGATTCGTCTTCAAGGAAAGGAATTCCTTCTGGTATGTCCAATTTGGAGTCAAATATTTGTCCAGCTGAAGATCTAAAATCTGTCACTAGTTCTTCTGCAAACAACATCACAGTGCTTCGCGCATCGCCTGGAGCAGAATGCCACAAGTCTTGTAGGAGAAATAGCCTGGGAGACTTCAAAACCATATCATCATGCAATAGATGCAAGCCGGCTACCATAACTACCGAGTCTGAAAAGGTTACCAGGAATAGTAAGCATTCTAATATTGTTGTGCCATTGACAGATTCTCACTCATCCCTTCAATCACAACCGAAAAATCGAGGGGTGATGTCATGGTTGTTTCCTAAGTTAAAGAAGAAGCATAAGAATGAGAGTTCGCCAAACCGAACAGAATCTGAGGAAGTCTCACAGATTTTAAAGGACTTGGGGATGTTGTCAATTGAAACATTGAAGAGAGAATTGATGGAAGCAAACGAGCATAGAGATGCAGCTTTAATGGAGGTTGCTGAGATGAAATCTTCTTTGGGGGACTTAAGACACAAGCTCGAGTACTTGGAGAGTTACTGTGAAGAGTTAAAGAAAGCTTTAAGGCAGTCAACACTAGCAAAGGACTCACTAGTTGTCGAAAAGCTGGGAAACTTTCCGAATAGAGGGAAATCCACTGATGGAAATGGAGAAAACTTGATGCCAGTAAGTGAAGATGCAATGGTGGAAGGTTTCTTGCAGATAGTATCGGAAGCAAGACTTTCGGTGAAGCAGTTCTGCAAGACACTGGTAGGACAGATTGAGGAAACTGATAGTACTCTCATGGACAACCTGAACTTGCTTCTTCAACCACACAAACTGTCTCTAAACTCCCGGTACTCAAAGGCAGTATTATACCATTTGGAAGCCGTTATTAACCAATCACTCTACCAAGATTTCGAGAACTCTGTTTTCCAAAAGAATGGTTCGCCAAAGAATCTAGACCCAAACCAAGATCGCCAAGCACAGTTTTCGTCATTCGTTGCGCTGAGAAACCTAAGTTGGAGTGAGGTTTTAAGGAAAGGGACAAAGTATTACAGTGAAGAGTTTAGCAAGTTCTGTGATCAGAAGATGAGTAGTATTATTACAACAATGAATTGGACTCGGCCATGGCCTGAACAACTTCTTCAAGCATTTTTTGTTGCTGCTAAATGCATATGGTTGCTTCATTTGCTTGCCTTTTCATTCAATCCGCCACTGGGAATTTTAAGGGTTGAAGAGAATAGAAGCTTTGATTCACATTTCATGGAGGATATGTTCACGGACAGACAAAGATCACTCGGTCCGAGCCGGGTTAAGATCATGGTGATGCCAGGGTTTTATGTCCAGGACAGGGTTCTAAGATGTAAGGTTCTTTGCAGGCACAAGTCTGtaccttga